The sequence GTTCCACGTACAGTTGAATCTTTTTGACCGATTGCTACATAAATACAAATCATATCCTGATCTGCCTGGTTTAAGATAGCATCGATTGCTACAGTTGTTTTACCAGTTTGACGATCCCCGATGATTAACTCACGTTGACCACGACCGATTGGCACTAATGCGTCAATCGCTTTGATACCTGTCTGTAATGGCTCATCAACTGATTTACGATCCATTACACCAGGTGCTGGAGATTCGATTGGACGAGTCTTAGATGTCTCCACTGGACCTTTACCATCAACAGGTTGTCCTAATGGGTTAACAACACGACCAATAAGTTCCTCCCCTACTGGCACTTCCATAATACGGCCGGTACGACGAACTTCATCGCCTTCACGAATACCTGTATATGGCCCAAGAATGACAATACCTACGTTTGATTCTTCTAAGTTCTGTGCCATACCCATGACACCATTTGAAAATTCAACAAGCTCTCCAGACATTACGTTATCTAAACCGTGTGCACGTGCGATACCATCACCGATTTCGATAACTGTACCAACATCTGCTACTTCGATGTCTGAATCATAGCTTTCGATTTGCTGTTTAATCAGTGCACTGATTTCTTCAGCTTTAATGCTCATGCCATTTCACCCCTATCGTTCTTAATTTGCAGTTGCGATTTGTCGTTCTAATCGATCGAGCTTTCCTTTGATGGAACCATCATACACTGTATTGCCAATTCTGATTTTCACTCCACCTAAAAGCTTCGGATCAATTTGATTATTTATCTTCAATTCTTTAATGTTCAATCTCTTAACGAATACTTGTTGAATCTCTTGCTGCTCTGCATCAGACAATGCACGAACAGAATAGACTGTCGCTTCTTTAACACCTCTTGCCTCTTGTGCAAGGGTAATGAAAGTTGTTGCAACATCTTCTATAATTGCTTCATTGTGGCGGTCCACCAATAACGAAAGTGTATGTAACACATCCTTCGAGAATCCCTGGAACGCTTCGTTTAACAGTTGTTTCTTCTTATCTGCTTCTACTTTCGGATGGTGCAAGAACTTAAGAAATGCTTGATTATTTTGAAAAACTTCTTTCACTGTTGCTAGTTCTGCTTCAAGAAAATCAATCGTTTCTTTTTCTGTTGCAATTTGAAAAAGAGCTTCTGCATAACGCTTGGCTACATTCGTTTTACTCATTGCTCTTCTCCTATCTTTTTAATGTAGTCACTGATCAACTGTTCCTGATCTTTTGCATCGATTTCTTTTTCAATCACTTTAGTAGCAATCTGTACTGACAATGTTGCCACTTGTGCCTGAAGTGCTTCGACTGCTTTTTCTTTCTCACGTGCGATATCTTCTTCAGCAGATTTCTTGATACGAGTTGCTGCTTGGTTTGCCGCTTCGATAATCGAACGTTCTTGTTCCTGACCAGCTTTCTTTGCATCTTCAATAATTTGTTGCGCTTCCTGACGTGTTGCTTTCAATTGCTCATTCGCTTCACGTGATGCTTTTTCAGCATCGACACGGTTCTTTTCAGCTGTTTCGATCTCATTTGCGATATGATTTTCACGCTTTTGCATGGTATTCATGATTGGTCCCCACGCGAATTTCTTCAATAAAGCAAGTAAAACCAAAAAGCTGACTAATGAGAAGAGAATATCTCCACCATGTAAACCGCCGATTGACGCCTGAATGATGAGTCCACTTGATAAAAGTTGCACAGTGTTCACTCCTTCCTCCGTATAATCATCTATATCCATCTATAAATTGCATTCTGTATTCAAATTCGTTGCACAACGGCACCACAATGCCAATTAGCAATGAATATTTTTTCATAAACGAATGGCGAAGGTTGTCATCGACGAACTCCGCCATTCTGTTTCATCTAAAACTATTAGCTACCCATTACGATAAACGCGATAACTACCGCAAAGATCGGAATCGCCTCTACCAATGCTACCCCGATAAACATTGTCGTTTGAAGTGCACCTCTTAATTCTGGCTGACGTGCAATCCCTTCTACTGTACGACTTACGATCATACCGTTACCTAAACCAGCACCTAGTGCCGCTAAACCAATTGCTATTGCTGCTGCTAATGGACCCATTATTGTTTCCTCCTTTAAAAAGTATAAATTATTAAAATTGTTTTATTTTAATGGTCTGAACTCACTTTATGAGACATATAAACCATCGTTAACATAGTAAAAATAAATGCTTGAATAGCGCCTATAAATAAACTGAACCCTTGCCATGCCACCATTGGAACGATGGATACGACAGTTGTTAAAGGGAAAGCTATCATCGCCATTTTGGTAATAAGTGATAATAAAATTTCACCAGCAAAGATATTACCGAAGAGACGCAAACCTAAAGTTAATGTATTTGTAAACTCTTCAATAATCTTAAATGGAAGTAAAAATGGTACAGGTCTAACATAATCTTTCGCGTATTCCTTGAACCCTTTTTCCTTTACCCCATAATAATGGGATAAGACAATGACAAGCGATGACAATGTTAATGTCAATACCGCATCAGAAGTCGGTGATTTCCACCAGAGGTCGTGCCCAAAAACCACCATAGTAATAACCCCTAATATATTACTGACAAATATAAAAACTAGTAAAGTTAATCCCAAGGGTAAGAACGTTTTACCTGTTTTCCAATCCATCGTGTCGCCAATAATACCTTTCACGAAATCAATAATCCATTCCATGAAATTCTGGAAACCAGTTGGCTTCATTTGTAATTTTCTCGCTCCAACCGTACAGATAATAAATACTATTGCTGAAGCAATAAATGTCATCAAAATAGTAGATAAATTAAAATCCAACCATGGAATTCCTAATACATCATGAACTATTGGTGCCTCATGATCCAATTCCTTCACCTCACTTCCTTTGCTAGTCTTGATTTCTAAATAGTGCAAAATCTATCATAATAACAACATAAGTTGTCATTAATCCCATAATAACCGATAAAGAATGGAAATGTTCGTCATAGTACAGAGCGATTAACACCGCTAATCCTGCAGTGGCAAAACGGGTAAAGGTTCCTATCCCGAAAGCACGACCACCCTCTACGACAACTTGTCCAAACCGGTCGATCTTTCGTTGCATTACCCATAAATTATAAAAACTTAGTGTAGTTCCCAGGAGGAGTCCGAGGAATATTCTCGTAAAAGGTGTTAGGCCTAATCCAAGAACAAATAATGCAAGAAGGTAGAACATCCATTTACGCTGACGGGTAATTATTTGCTTATATTGATTCATTATCATTCGTCTCCCGTTAACTCTCTAACATAATGGAACATTCCGTATAACCCGGCTCCTAAACCGATAAAGAGTCCGATTAATAAAAAAAGTGGTGATGTGGATAAATGTCTGTCAATAAATCTTCCAATAAATAACCCTACAAGTGGCGCTCCGACAAGTTGTGACAAAATTGCAGAATATACTGTCAAACCGTAATAGGTACTTTTCTTGGGCGGTGACATCTACTCACTCCTAATTTCGCACAATCTCTTTATATGTACAAAGGAAGAAAATCTAACCAAACAGATAGATTTTGTCACTATATTGAAACCCTTATCATCCACACTAAATTAGCATACAATAGGGGTAATCTAATGTCAATCTCTTTTGACCACAAAAACTAAAAATAAACGGACAAGTATCCACATCGGTAATCAAAACCCTTTAATAACAGCTTTCAAGTGAATAGTTTCACTTTTCGAAAGAATTGTGACAATTCATTCGAGTGTCGAAACAACCGCTTTTTTTGTAGAAAAACCGATCATTTAACCACTCCCATACCAAATTGTTTGGTATTGAAATGTCTTTTTTTCTTTCGTTTCAATGGTGATATTTGCAATATATTGACCTTTTATGTCTGAATTACGTTCGATATCCCCTTCAATTACGCCAGGCTGCAAATCTTCACGTTCAACAATGGTCGTCTCATAGGCGAAGGTTTGCGGATTATACAAATCAATTGTTAATTTCTCTGCTTCTTCTACTAAATAAAGCTGATAATGATAACCGTCTTCCAATGGGGTAACAGACAGCTCGAGCCCCATCGCTGTCGGAATCTCGTGATCATCTGACAGGAACATATACGGAATCGGCGTTTCATTAAGATACAGGTAGCCTTGCTTAATCGTTTCTTCCAATAAACTAGGCCGGATCGTTGCCTTCACCACTATTTCTTTTTTCTCATGTGGTTGCAATGTAAAAGACCGCGGCAGCTGAAAATGGATCGCTTTTTGCTGATCGGGCAGTTGAAAGGCATATTCCTTCGTCTGATCGGATATATTTTCGATGATTAGTGTGTCTTGCTTCTGCTCACTATTGTCACCAATTTTGCCAAAGCGCAATAAGGATTGATAGATCAGCGTGTCTGTATTGATCGCTTCCTGCGCATTTACTTTTCCTGCACCTTGCGCAGTTGGTTCAAAAGCCTGAAATGGATCAGCGGTTGTCAGCAGAGCGGCTTTTAATTGTTTCGGTGTCCAGTCTGGATGGGCTTCTTTCAGTAAGGCTATCACGCCGGCGACATGGGGAGCCGCCATGCTCGTACCGCTAAGTTTCTGATAACCGCCGGGTACTGTACTTAAAATAGCGGCACCCGGTGCTACCACTTCCGGTTTAATCGCCCAGTTAACGGTGACAGGTCCGCGCGAACTAAAATCTGTTACGGTATCCTGGACATGCTGGTATTCGAGGTTCAAGTAGCCTGGGTTGTGCTTGAGCCATTCGCCATCTTCCTTCGTTATCGCTGCCACAGGAATCGTGATATTTGGATCAATGCCACCTTGAAACATGCCGTCTTCATTATTAGCGATTAGTAAAGCAGCGGCTCCTTTTTCCTGTGCCTCATAAGCCAATTGCGTAAAAGGAATCTCGCCTCGCTCTATTATTAAAATCGTATCATGTGCAATCTTATCTGGATTGTTTGTCACCTTCATATCTCTGGCAAAATCCCATGGCTGTGAGCCTTGCATCGGTAACATGTTAATTTTTTTGTCATGGAATCGTTCATATAAATAGGCAGATTCCATTGCTGGTGTCGATGCACCGACAGAAATGACATGGTCAGCTGTGGCCGGCGAACCTACTGTCCATAGATCTGGACCAGTATTCCCGTTGGCGATAACGACGGCCACTCCTTCATCGGCAGCACGATTAACAGCAACACTCGTCGGCCAATCCGGTCCATTAATCGAATTACCTAAAGATAAGTTGATTATATCCATCCCATCTTTGACCGCTTTTTCGATAGCAGCCATCACTTGCACAGACGTCCCGGTTCCACCCGGGCCAAGGGCGCGATAGGCATATAATTCAGCATCAGGCGCTATTCCTTTCATCTTGCCATTGGCTGCAATCACGCCAGCGACATGACTGCCATGCAATGTAGGAATACCCTGATCCGGTTTGGTCTCCATTGGGTCTTCATCAAAATCGACCAGGTCGAAGCCACCTTTGAAATTTGGCTGCAAGTCTGGATGGGTATAATCAATGCCTGTATCAATCACGCCAACCTTGACGCCTTTTCCTGTATAGCCTGTCTCATTCGGGATAAGGAAGGGAATGCTTTGATTGATGTTCTCCTCGGTTTGCTGGGTTTGATAGTTTTGCACCGGATAGGTCTGTTTGAAATAACTGTTTTCTTTAATATCCTCTAAGTTTTTCGGGTCTGTTTTTATTGCTATGCCATTAAATATCGTGTCATAAATCGATAATATCTCCACACTAGGATGATATGTTTCGATTTCTTCTGCCACCTGATGAGGATCCCCTTCTACTTCTATAATAAAAGGTAATGGCTGCTCGGTATGTATCGATGTAAAAAGGAATAAAGATAAGATAAATGACACGACAAGCACTCCTTCCACTAGATAGGAGTATTGTTAACTTGGGTTGGAAAAGATATGTATGGAAGATGGAGAAAATTGCTGATAAGAACATGGGATATGTTGGTTAGAAAAAACAACTGAAACGCGGTGACCGGGTTCCAGCTGTTTTGATTGGTGTTATTTTGTTCCGAATAATCGGTCTCCTGCATCGCCTAGCCCTGGTACGATGTAACCTTTTTCGTTCAGTTTCTCATCAAGAGCACCTAGGTAAATGTCGACATCAGGATGTTCTTTTTGAAGGACTTCAATGCCTTCCGGTGCTGCAATCAGACACATTAGTTTAATGTTCGTTGCGCCACGCTTTTTCAAGGAGTGGATGGCGTCATTTGCTGATCCGCCTGTTGCTAACATCGGGTCAATTACGATCAATTCACGTTCTTCTATATCTGAAGGCAATTTAATATAATACTCTGTTGGTGTAAATGTTACTGGATCACGATACAAGCCGACATGTCCTACTTTTGCAGCTGGGATCAGTTTCAAGATTCCGTCCACCATACCTAATCCAGCTCGCAAAATTGGAATTAATCCAATTTTCTTACCACTGATCACTTTCGTTGTTGCTTGTGTGACCGGTGTTTCGATCGTCGTTTCTTCAAGAGGCATGTCCCTTGTAATTTCAAATGCCATTAAAGTTGACACTTCGTCTACTAACGCGCGGAATTCTTTCGTTCCCGTGTTTTTATTTCGTATGTACGTTAACTTATGCTGAATTAACGGATGATCCAAAACAAATAATTTACTCATGAGGATACCTCTCCTTTAACAATTAATATTCCATAACCCACAATATTCATCCTTAAAATTGTACAGAAAATCAGATGCTGATGCAAGTGTCATGTTAAATTATTTTCAATTGGTGCTGGAGGCTTGCGCTATGTGGCGTGAGCAGGGTTTTTGATCGTGGTAGGGTTGTGGTTGGAAATATTTACTTTGGGATTCGTGCTGGGGGAGGTGGGGTGGGTGGTGCTTTGCGGTGGGTCATTCTATCGGACAATTGTTAGGTGCTCGACTCTCTTTTTGGCCGGTTAAGCACTTCTATCGGACAAACAGTGCCTCTTCGATCCTCTTTTTTGCCGTTTGAGCTCTTCTATCGGACAAGCGGGACCTCTTTGATCCTCTCTTTGTCCGTTTGAGCTCTTCTATCGGACAAGCGGGATCTCTTCGACCCTCTTTTTGGCCGATTGAACCCTTCTATCGGACAAGCGGGACCTACTTGACCCTCCTCTTGGCCGATTGAACCCTTCTATCGGACAAGCGAGACCTACTTATCCCCCTTTTTTGGCCGATTGAATCTTCTATCCGGTCAATTTTCACCTGCATGACTTGGACTTAGCAATTTACGGCTTGCTGGTCACGTTATTCATTAATAAAAACTGGACATAACTCCGATTAATAAACAACTTCCTATAATATGGATTATGTCCACAAAGGCTGTATTGCTGAATGGTCATTTTGATATAATTTATCTGCTCAGCAAAGCTCCGGAAATAGGCTCCGCGTCCTGTGGGAACGGCTTCAGCTAGGCTACAACTTAAAAATGCTTCTTTGCTGCCTTGTGCCGAGAAAGTTCACTTCGAAGCAATGCTTGTAGACACAGGCACAAATGAAGTGGATCTTCAGCTCGCGCTGAGGCATGAGGAGTCTCCGCCTATTTCCTACGCTAATGGGAAGTACTACAACGATTGGAACAGCTAGAAGCAGTGGTGCTAAGCAATGTATTACATCAATTAAGATGTAATTTTGCAGGTAGTGCCTCATATCCTAGCTATCGCATAAATTGTAGATCTATAAATCAGCGTAGGCCAACCACGGAGACTCCCGCGGGACAGGCAGGTGCTGAAGATCCACAACGTCTGCACCTGCGTCTTCTAGTAACGCTTCGAAGTAAGCTTCCTCGGTGCAAGGCAGCAGAGAAGTGATTCGTGTAGTAGCCTAGCTTCAGCCGTGCCCCGCAGGACGCGGAGTGGTTGGACGAAGCGGTATCTCAGCACATTATATATATCAATATGGATGCTTGGCTAGCGATGGCTGACATAATCCATATCATAGGAACTCAACTCTTCCTATTCAATATAATTACTGCTGTGACTGCACTTTTCTTGTCTAAAAAAAGACGTGATCTCATTGATCACGTCTTTCGTTATTTATTGATATAAAGGGAATTGCTTTGTTAATGCTGCTACGCGTTCGCGTGCTTCATTCAGTGTTTGTTCGTCTTCTGGATTTTTCAACGTCAGGGCGATGATTTTTGCTACTTCTGCCATTTCATCTTCACCGAAGCCACGGGAAGTGACAGCTGCGGTACCAACACGTACACCGCTTGTTACGAACGGACTTTCCGGATCGAAAGGAATCGTATTTTTGTTCGTTGTGATTCCTACTTCGTCTAGTGCTTTCTCAGCAACTTTACCAGTTAGATTTAATCCACGAACATCTAATAATAACAGATGGTTGTCCGTTCCGCCTGATACAGTGCGGATGCCTTCAGCTTCTAATACTTCGCCGAATTTTTTGGCATTTTTAATAATATTCTCACCATATGTTTTGAAAGACGGTTGTAATGCCTCTTTGAATGCTACTGCTTTTGCTGCGATGACATGCATTAACGGACCACCTTGCATACCAGGGAATACAGTCTTATCAATCTTCTTACCGAACTCTTCTTTACATAAGATCATACCGCCGCGAGGTCCTCGCAATGTTTTGTGTGTCGTTGTTGTAACGAAATGTGCATGAGGAACCGGATCTGGATGTAATCCTGTTGCAACAAGACCAGCAATATGTGCCATATCTACCATTAAATAAGCATCTACCTCGTCTGCGATTTCACGGAATTTAGCAAAATCAATTTGGCGGGAATACGCACTCGCGCCAGCTACAATCAACTTAGGCTGTACTTCTTTCGCTTTCGCTAATACGGCGTCATAATCAATTTGTTCGGATTCCTGATTCACACCATAGTCTACGAAATTAAACAATTTACCGCTGAAGTTAACCGGGCTGCCGTGTGTTAAGTGCCCACCATGGCTTAGGTTCATACCAAGCACAGTATCACCTGGTTCTAAGATCGTGAAGTACACTGCCATGTTGGCTTGTGCACCAGAGTGTGGCTGCACATTTACGTACTCTGCTCCAAACAGTTCTTTGGCACGATCACGCGCTAAGTCTTCTGCCACATCAACATGCTCACATCCACCATAATAACGACGGCCTGGGTAGCCTTCTGCGTACTTGTTCGTTAAAACTGATCCTTGTGCTTCCATTACTGCTTCTGAAACAAAGTTTTCGGATGCGATTAATTCAATTTTGTCATTTTGACGTTTACGTTCATTTTCGATTGATTGAAAAATTTCTGCATCAAAGTTTTTTACGTGGTCCATTTGTTAGCTCCCCCTAAAAGTTCATTATTCGTTAATTCTATGATCCATCTCTAAAATAACATCATTCAGTAAATAAATCTAGAGATTTTCACGAATAAAAAAATAAAATACGCACCTTTTATTCGTGAATAACGAACAATTGCGTATTTTATCCTATTTAATCAAGCTAAAGTGGGACTTTGATCAGCAGGTGTTTTTGCCCCCGCTGATCATTAGCAAGGTGTCAGCGTCTGTCTACTCCCACTTTGCTTCTTTCTAATACTTGAAGCGGTCTTATTGATAAACAGCTCTCGGTCCGCCGATTAACTTCGGTCGCGTTCGAGCATTCGTTGTGCGGGCATGCCCGACGTAGCGTTTCTCCATACGAAGCGGCACAGCTACCGGTTTCAAGTGCATACCAATCATGGTTTCACCGATATCAATACCGGCATCAGCCTGTATCGATTCAACGAGGACAGCATCCTCGATATGATCGAATGCATAGGAAGCCATCGCGCCACCTGCTTTTCGGACAGGGCGGACAGCTACTTGTGTCAATTGACGTTCCCGAAGATGCGACTTTTCGATAACAACCGCACGATTTAAATGTTCACAGCATTGAAAACAAAGAGAAACACCTGTCTTCTCCTGCAAACGGGTCAGTTCCTGAAAAACCATCGCCGCTACTTCTTCACTGCCTGCCGTTCCGATTCGCTCACCAGCGACTTCGCTCGTCGAACAGCCGACGATGAACAAATCACCTTCTGAAAGAATTGCTTGTGAAATCCATTCATCCACTATTGATCTTACATCCTGTGCCCATTGATCTAAATTCATGGATTTCCCCTCTCTTTCTGTTAGTTATTTTCGTAATCTGCTACTTTGCCGATACGGTTGGCATGACGTCCACCTTGAAAATCTGTTCCTAACCATTCTTTGACAATTTCTCTTGCCAGACCAGGACCAATGACACGTTCTCCCATTGTGATCATGTTGGAGTCATTGTGTTCACGCGTTGCCTTCGCACTAAAAAGGTCATGCACAAGGGCCGCGCGAATACCTTTTACCTTGTTGGCCGCAATCGACATGCCAATACCGGTACCGCAAATTAAGATACCACGATCGAATTCCCCACTCGCCACTCGTTCTGCAGCTGGTATGCCATAATCAGGATAGTCTACTGAATCAGCGCAGTTACAGCCGATATCTTCATACTCAATATTCAATTCTTCCAATAATGAAACGATTTCTTTTGAGAGATTAATCCCCCCGTGATCTGATGCCAAAATGACTTTCATACTGTTTCAAGCTCCTTTTGAAAAAGTTGTTGTTTAGCTTAGCTTAAATTGGCCGATTTTTAATTTCAAGTTTTGTGCTTGCTGTTCGAGTGAAATCGCCAATCCTTCTAAACTTTCAGCGAAGTTAGCCTGTTCTTCGATGGTAGCTCGCATTTCTTCTGCCCCTGCCGATGTTTCTTCCGCAATCGCTGCCACGTTTTGGGACTTCGCCTGGGTTGCTTCGATTTCCTGCAGCTGATGGTCGACCAGGTCCGAAATTTCTTTTATGGCACCCGCTACTTGAAGTACGGAGGTCGACATATGATCGATGACAGCTGTTGTTTGTTCGCCTTTTTGGACTTCGCCTCTCGCTTCGTCCACTTGCGTGCGCATATTCGTTACGACTAACTCGACATCCTTTTGCATAGCTTGGATTAATTCCGAGATAGTTTTGACCGCGTCTGAGCTTTGATCCGCCAATTTTCGCACTTCTTCGGCAACGACAGCGAAACCTCGGCCCTCTTCCCCTGCACGCGAAGCTTCAATGGAGGCATTAAGTGCTAACAGGTTGGTCTGTTCACTAATATCACCTACTAAAGAAATGACATTCTCTACTTCCTTGGCATTTTGTGACAATCGATTAACATCATGGAGCGCATGGTCCTGATTATCAGCAAGCTGGGTAATACCTGTGACTAACTGACTAATTACGTCTTTCGATTGATTCAATTGCTCGACCATTTCATTCGATTTCCGTTGTGATTCTTCTGCTTTCTGATCGACCTGGGTGGCGAGTCTCGTAGAATTCTCCACGGCTTCCGCTGTCTGCTGAATCGCTTCAGACGTTTCTTCTGCACCAGCAGATATTTGGCCAACGGTATCCTCTAACGTATTGGTCTGCTCCTTCGTATTCGAAGCCGCTTCTTTCATCTTATGTACCGATTCTGTCGTTTCCGAGGCATGCTGATCAATATCAAGCAAAACTGTTTTTAGCTGACCGACCATTTTTTGAAAAGCAATGGTTAGGGCTGCCACCTCGTCACCTCTTGATTTCGGAGACTCGATTTCCTGATTCAAATCTCCTTCCGCCACTCGCTCGGCGACTTCCTTCAGCTTGGTTAATGATTTCGTGATAAATCCTGCTGCAGCAAACGCCAGAATGCCGGACCAGATAATTCCTAATAATAATGTCGCTAATACGTAGACCATCTCCGGAATCTGGATGATGGGCCGAATGACTTCCTGTAGAAAATAGATAAAGAAAGCACTGGTGGAATAGGTAATAACAGCTAGTAACGTCGTGAAAACCACCAGTTTAATGCGTAAACTTGCACCTTTTTTTGCTTGTTCCATATGGAGTCCTCCTAAGGTAAAAACATGACTTTTTATCTATTTTCATTCTCCATCTTTTTGACTAATTGTGCAAGATAATTATCTAATTCTTCATAAGTTTTTTGATAAGTCATGATATTTCCGCCAAAGGGATCACTAATATCGACATTCTGTACCTTTTTCTCGAGTTTATTGATCTTTCTGATAACATCTGCTTGCATTTCTTTTCCAACCAGCTTCTGATCTTCGAGCTGCGCATACGCTTCTTTCAGCTCTGTCCATGCTTGTTCATAATCTGGATCGATGTATTCTTTCAGCGCATAAATCTTGTTCGTTGCCGCTTGGTATTGTTGTTTTAACAGATCACGGTGGTTCTGCGTCATTGTCAGGACCAGATCCGCCCACTCCAGCAAGGAATCCGTAACAGGCTGCGATTGATGCAGAAAAGGGATACCTTTCGCATGCAGCACTTCTTTCGTACCTTGGGAGGCATCGGCACCTTCTCCAGCAAAAATACCAGCTGATTGGACATTCCATTCACTTCTATGCTGCATGATCGCCTGAGCCATCGGACTTCTGCACGTATTACCCGTACATACAAATAATATATTGGTCATGTTGGTTCCTCCATTTTTGATGATCCACCTCTATTATAGCATATGGAGGATGTCTCTCGCAGTGTTTACAACAGCACGACCAAGCCGAAGCCAAACAGAATAACACCGCCCAATAATTCACTGTACGTACCTAATAAATGATGGGTCCGTCTCCCGATCAATAAGGCTGTCCATGTTAACACCATACTGAATAAGCCAAACATCGTGATCGCAAAAGCAGTAGCGGCACCAGATAAACCAAGCGATAAACCGATCGAAAAACTGTCAAGACTGACACTGAAAGAAAAGATAAACAGTCCAAAGCCAACCGGTGCTAATATTGGTTTCTGCTGTTTCATAAAGGTTTGGCATATCATTTGAAAACCGATCGCACATAACAATAACCCCGCTGCCAATATCGCGATACTTTCAATTTTGCTGGACAGAATCGAGCCGAGCATTAATCCGATAAACGGCATCACAACATGAAAAATTCCGACGACAAAACCGATCAGCAATATTCGTTTAAGACGGATTGCCTGCATTCCAATTCCCAACCCGACTGAAAAAGCATCCATCCCTAATGCAAACGCCATGCATATAATCGATACGATTTCATTTATTGACGCCACCATAAAAAAGCCTCCTTCGCCGTCAAACAAAACAATTGGACAAAACTGTCCCCTTGTCCCATTTTTATGCTAGGAGGCTTTGTTATATGTTTTATTGTTGCTTCTTCTCATAAGTAGCTGCTTTGGACAGCCTGTTCATAATAGCTGCGCCGATTCCTGCTTGTGTAAATGTTTCGGCCAAAATGATATCCACATCTGTATCATTAAAATAGCGCAGTGCGTAATACAACTTTGCTGCCACTTCCTCTAAGTGGTCTCTGCTGCCACACGCATAATCGTGATCTGCAGCGAGTTGCGTCAACCGTTCATTACTGGCAATGACTCCAACCTTTTTTCCTTCTTGCTGATAGCTTTGGATCTGCGCTTGGAAAAATGCTGAATCGCCACTAATTAAAACGAGCGGTGCATCCGGTTCATAATGATTATATTTCATGCCTGGCGATTTCGGCTGTGCTTCTTGTTCTGTCAGTGTCCCTGCCAGTTCTACTCGTCCAACCGCCTGTTCGATGTCCTGCTTGGTGACACCACCTGGTCGCAGGATAACAGGGACTTCTCCAGTTGCATCGACTACAGTTGACTCAAGCCCAATGCCCGTTGCACCGCCATCGATAATGGCTGCAATTCTGCCATTTAAATCCTGATACACGTGACTAGCGGTCGTCGGACTTGGCTTACCGGACAGATTGGCGCTC is a genomic window of Gracilibacillus salinarum containing:
- a CDS encoding F0F1 ATP synthase subunit delta, yielding MSKTNVAKRYAEALFQIATEKETIDFLEAELATVKEVFQNNQAFLKFLHHPKVEADKKKQLLNEAFQGFSKDVLHTLSLLVDRHNEAIIEDVATTFITLAQEARGVKEATVYSVRALSDAEQQEIQQVFVKRLNIKELKINNQIDPKLLGGVKIRIGNTVYDGSIKGKLDRLERQIATAN
- the atpF gene encoding F0F1 ATP synthase subunit B yields the protein MQLLSSGLIIQASIGGLHGGDILFSLVSFLVLLALLKKFAWGPIMNTMQKRENHIANEIETAEKNRVDAEKASREANEQLKATRQEAQQIIEDAKKAGQEQERSIIEAANQAATRIKKSAEEDIAREKEKAVEALQAQVATLSVQIATKVIEKEIDAKDQEQLISDYIKKIGEEQ
- the atpE gene encoding F0F1 ATP synthase subunit C, whose product is MGPLAAAIAIGLAALGAGLGNGMIVSRTVEGIARQPELRGALQTTMFIGVALVEAIPIFAVVIAFIVMGS
- the atpB gene encoding F0F1 ATP synthase subunit A; this translates as MDHEAPIVHDVLGIPWLDFNLSTILMTFIASAIVFIICTVGARKLQMKPTGFQNFMEWIIDFVKGIIGDTMDWKTGKTFLPLGLTLLVFIFVSNILGVITMVVFGHDLWWKSPTSDAVLTLTLSSLVIVLSHYYGVKEKGFKEYAKDYVRPVPFLLPFKIIEEFTNTLTLGLRLFGNIFAGEILLSLITKMAMIAFPLTTVVSIVPMVAWQGFSLFIGAIQAFIFTMLTMVYMSHKVSSDH
- a CDS encoding ATP synthase subunit I — encoded protein: MNQYKQIITRQRKWMFYLLALFVLGLGLTPFTRIFLGLLLGTTLSFYNLWVMQRKIDRFGQVVVEGGRAFGIGTFTRFATAGLAVLIALYYDEHFHSLSVIMGLMTTYVVIMIDFALFRNQD
- a CDS encoding AtpZ/AtpI family protein — its product is MSPPKKSTYYGLTVYSAILSQLVGAPLVGLFIGRFIDRHLSTSPLFLLIGLFIGLGAGLYGMFHYVRELTGDE
- a CDS encoding S8 family serine peptidase, encoding MSFILSLFLFTSIHTEQPLPFIIEVEGDPHQVAEEIETYHPSVEILSIYDTIFNGIAIKTDPKNLEDIKENSYFKQTYPVQNYQTQQTEENINQSIPFLIPNETGYTGKGVKVGVIDTGIDYTHPDLQPNFKGGFDLVDFDEDPMETKPDQGIPTLHGSHVAGVIAANGKMKGIAPDAELYAYRALGPGGTGTSVQVMAAIEKAVKDGMDIINLSLGNSINGPDWPTSVAVNRAADEGVAVVIANGNTGPDLWTVGSPATADHVISVGASTPAMESAYLYERFHDKKINMLPMQGSQPWDFARDMKVTNNPDKIAHDTILIIERGEIPFTQLAYEAQEKGAAALLIANNEDGMFQGGIDPNITIPVAAITKEDGEWLKHNPGYLNLEYQHVQDTVTDFSSRGPVTVNWAIKPEVVAPGAAILSTVPGGYQKLSGTSMAAPHVAGVIALLKEAHPDWTPKQLKAALLTTADPFQAFEPTAQGAGKVNAQEAINTDTLIYQSLLRFGKIGDNSEQKQDTLIIENISDQTKEYAFQLPDQQKAIHFQLPRSFTLQPHEKKEIVVKATIRPSLLEETIKQGYLYLNETPIPYMFLSDDHEIPTAMGLELSVTPLEDGYHYQLYLVEEAEKLTIDLYNPQTFAYETTIVEREDLQPGVIEGDIERNSDIKGQYIANITIETKEKKTFQYQTIWYGSG
- the upp gene encoding uracil phosphoribosyltransferase, yielding MSKLFVLDHPLIQHKLTYIRNKNTGTKEFRALVDEVSTLMAFEITRDMPLEETTIETPVTQATTKVISGKKIGLIPILRAGLGMVDGILKLIPAAKVGHVGLYRDPVTFTPTEYYIKLPSDIEERELIVIDPMLATGGSANDAIHSLKKRGATNIKLMCLIAAPEGIEVLQKEHPDVDIYLGALDEKLNEKGYIVPGLGDAGDRLFGTK